The window ATTACGCAACTGAAGCAAGAGATTTTTTTGTAGGCTTTTTATTTGTTCTGGGATTCTTTTTATTGACTTATACTGGATATTCCGATGAAAGTAAACCTGAAAAAATTAACGATAATGTTGTCGCTAATATTGGTGCTATTTTTGCCATTTGTGTTGCCATATTTCCAAATTCAAGTCAGAGTGAAACGATTCAAACAATACATTTTTTATCTGCTGTTGCATTGTTTAGTGTGTTTGCTTATTTCAGTTTGGTAATCTTTAAAAAAACCAATCCAGCTATTAAACCTACAGAAATGAAATTGAAAAGAAATAAGGTTTATACAATTTGCGGCATTATAATTATAGTTTTTGTTCTTTTAGCTGGTATCAGTTTTAAATTTTTAAGCGATGAAACAAGAGCTTCAACTAATATTATTTTTTGGTGTGAAGTAATTGCATTGATAGCTTTTGGTATTTCTTGGTTAACTAAAGGCGAAACATTTTTAGAAGATAAAAACTAGAATAATTACTATCTTGTGTATTTAATTTAGAGCATAATTAAACTTATGAAAATGATAGAATACTTGTACGCTGCTTTATTGATTATTGGTTTACTATTACTTTATTTTGCCAACAAACAATACATAATCTCTAGAAACCTTATTAATAATGGCGTAAAAACCAAAGCAAAAGTTATTGATTTACTAAAAATTAGTAGTGATGATGGTTATACTTACAAACCTGTTTTTGAATACACAAACAGATTAGACGAAACGGTTACATTTGAAAGCGACGTAAGCTCAAGTCCGCCAGCTTACAGAGTTGGTGATTATGCGACTATTGTTTACAGCAAACAAGATACTGAAGAACGAAAAATAGTTTCTTTTTGGGGTTTATACCGTTGGCCAATTATTTTACTCTGCTTTGCTTCTCCTCTATTAATTATTAGTCTTAGCTATTTTAGTTATTTGTATAGGTAAGATAACATGTTTTTATATTAACTTGATTTTTAGATGAAAAATGGATGATTTTCTAAACTACATAAATAGCATAAATCCTATTAATGAAGATGCTTTGAAAGAACTTCAACAATGTTTTAAACCAAAACAGCTTCGTAAAAATGACTTTTTTGTAAAAGAAGGTGAATATGCAAATCAAATTGGATTCCTACAAAAAGGAATTGTTAGAGCCTATTTCTTAAATCAGAAAGGAAAAGAATACAACAAGCAGTTTTTTGTTGGTCCATCAATAATTGGCGCGTACACTTCTTTATTAACTAAACAACCCAATAAAATAGCACAACAGGCTTTAACAGATTGTAAGATTCTTGTTGCCGATTTTAATGAAATGGAAAAGTTATATGATAAATTCCATGACTTAGAAAGGTTAGGTAGAAAAATTGCTGAATTTTATTTCCTAGAGAAAGAACAAAAAGAAATTGAAATGGCTTTATTAGACGCAGACAAGAGATATTTAATAATGAGAGAACGTTTTCCGGAAATAGAATTGATACTTCCGCAATATCATATTGCTTCTTATTTAGGCATTTCTGCAACTCAATTGAGTAGAATAAGAAGAAAACTGAAAGATTCTTAATTTTCTTTACATATGTAAATGCCACTGCACAACTAAACACTGAAATTTGTATAAAATTAAAATCATTTTATATGAATCGTGTTTTAGCCTATTTTTCAATTGCAATTTTCGCTATATTTTTAGGAAGTCAAATTACTGAAGGTGCATTGTTAGTTCCTTATTGGAAAACGTTATCTGCAACAGAATTTTATCAATATTATTCTGAATTCGGAAAAATAATAGGTAGTTTTTATACAGTCCTAACATTAATTGCTGCTTTAATTCCTGTATCAGTTTTTATTTATTGTTACTTAAAAAAGTCTGAAGCACTTCGCTTTTCAATAATAGCGGTTTTTTTCACTTTTTCATTTATAGCCGTATTTTATATTTATTTTAAAGGCGTAAATCAACAATTTTACAATGCAACTTTTAACGCTATTCAATTAAAATCCGAATTAAACACTTGGGAAAACTGGCATTGGTTCAGAGTACTTTTAGAAGCATTGGCCTTAATATTCTTAATCTTAACTTTTAATGTTTTAACAACAGAAAAATCTCAATAACAACTTACAAAACCATTTAAAAACGTACAGATATGAAATTTTTATACATTCTATTATTTATTAGCCTAACAACTAACGGACAAACTATTATTGGTAAATGGGAAACTTTTGACGACAAAACCAAAGAAAAAAAAGCAGTTATTGAAATCAATAAAACGGATAATACATATTCAGCCAAAATAGTTACAAGTTATACCGCAGAGAAAAATGCCCTTTGCAAAGCTTGTAAAGGGATAAAAAAAGACAAACCAATAATTGGTTTACATATTATTGAAAACATTAAAAAAGATGGAAATGAGTTCAATGGAGGAACCATTCTTGATCCTGAAAACGGAAAAACCTACAAGTGCTACTTACAATTAGTTAGCAACAACAAACTAAAAGTAAGAGGTTTTCTTGGTGTTGCTCTTTTTGGAAGAACTCAATATTGGATTCGAAAAGAATAGAAATTATATTATTTGATATAAAATTTTGTTAATCAGCAGAAATAAATGCTTTTATATAGTAGAGATTCCTAATATTGCACCACAATAATAGACAACTATGAAAAAGCTAAATATTTTTCTCTTTCTTTTGATTATAAACATTGCTCAATCACAAGAATTAAAAACACACCAACTTTTATCACCTGAATCTAATGAGAATTCAGATTTGCAGTTTTTAAATACAGAGTTACAAGGTAAAAAACTTGTAATGCTTGGTGAAATGACACATATGTACGGAAATATTTTTGCAATGAAAGCCCGCATTGTTGAATACCTTCACAAAGAATTAGGTTACACAACCATAGCAATGGAAGCTTCCATGTATGATTTATGGTTAATGAATAAGAGTAAGTTTACTCCTGAAAACTTCAATAATGCTGTATATGGAGTTTGGTCTAGCGCTAAAGAATTTCAAAGATTAGTTACTTATATTGAAAAAAATAACATCAAAGTAATTGGTTTTGATTCACAGTTTAATAATAGTCAAAAATTTATTGACGACTTCTTCGATTACCTAGAAAATAATAAAATTGAACAAAAACTAGATGAAGACGATTTAGCCATTGTTATAGAAGGTGTTTTAGAAAACTTTTCTTTTGAAGAACAAGATATTAAATTTTCAGATTTTGAAAAAGAATTAAATCGTATCATAAACGTTATCAACAAACTAAATACAACTGAAGATAATTATTATTGGCAACAATTTATTAAAAATATTCTGGCATGTTCAAAAGATGCAAACAATAAAGAGGAAATTTTAACTATGGATTTTGCAAATAGTGACCATAATTATAGAGATGCTCAAATGGCAGACAATTTATTAAGTTATATACATCGTAATCCGAATGAAAAAATTATTTGTTGGGCAGATAATATTCACATCATAAATAATATTTCTAGTGTTAAAAAGCCCATTATAAAAGATTTTATTTCAATGGGAAATCACATTAAAAAAAGCCTTAAAAAAGAAGTGTACAGCTTAGCAACGCTTCATGCAAATGATTCCCTTTTAGAACAATCAACCTGGCATTCAACTCCAGTACTTAAAGGTTCTTTTGAGAATAAATTAAAAGCCCTTGATAAACCTTTCCTTTTTATAAGCTCTAATCAAAGCGCTATGAAAGTGCCACAAAAGAGTAGACTTCTACATTATGTAGATTTTACAGAAATGAGAATGGATCAATTACATGATGGTTATATTTTTTTAAAAAATGCAACAAACCCTAAAAAAGAGATAACTGAAATTAATGAAATAACTGAAAATAATACTCAAAATCAAACTGAAGAAATATCCCTAACAACAAAAGGGAAAACATTAATTCTAAAAGGGAAAATTATAGATTCTGGAACAAATTTACCAATTCCATACACCACTATTATTTTAAAAAACGAAGAAATTTATAGAGTTGCTGATGACAATGGAGCTTTTGAATTACGGGTAACATCAAAAATGCTAGAGAATGCGTCTGCAAGCATTTCATCAATGGGTTATGAAAGTCGTTTAATTCCTCTTAAAAATTTGACTTCAAAAATTTATCTTTCTTCTAAATTTGAAGAACTCGATGAAATTGTTATTTCTAAATCTTTATCTCCTAAAAGCGTATTAAAA of the Tenacibaculum todarodis genome contains:
- a CDS encoding DUF2147 domain-containing protein produces the protein MKFLYILLFISLTTNGQTIIGKWETFDDKTKEKKAVIEINKTDNTYSAKIVTSYTAEKNALCKACKGIKKDKPIIGLHIIENIKKDGNEFNGGTILDPENGKTYKCYLQLVSNNKLKVRGFLGVALFGRTQYWIRKE
- a CDS encoding DUF3592 domain-containing protein, which codes for MIEYLYAALLIIGLLLLYFANKQYIISRNLINNGVKTKAKVIDLLKISSDDGYTYKPVFEYTNRLDETVTFESDVSSSPPAYRVGDYATIVYSKQDTEERKIVSFWGLYRWPIILLCFASPLLIISLSYFSYLYR
- a CDS encoding erythromycin esterase family protein; this translates as MKKLNIFLFLLIINIAQSQELKTHQLLSPESNENSDLQFLNTELQGKKLVMLGEMTHMYGNIFAMKARIVEYLHKELGYTTIAMEASMYDLWLMNKSKFTPENFNNAVYGVWSSAKEFQRLVTYIEKNNIKVIGFDSQFNNSQKFIDDFFDYLENNKIEQKLDEDDLAIVIEGVLENFSFEEQDIKFSDFEKELNRIINVINKLNTTEDNYYWQQFIKNILACSKDANNKEEILTMDFANSDHNYRDAQMADNLLSYIHRNPNEKIICWADNIHIINNISSVKKPIIKDFISMGNHIKKSLKKEVYSLATLHANDSLLEQSTWHSTPVLKGSFENKLKALDKPFLFISSNQSAMKVPQKSRLLHYVDFTEMRMDQLHDGYIFLKNATNPKKEITEINEITENNTQNQTEEISLTTKGKTLILKGKIIDSGTNLPIPYTTIILKNEEIYRVADDNGAFELRVTSKMLENASASISSMGYESRLIPLKNLTSKIYLSSKFEELDEIVISKSLSPKSVLKKAIKLIEKNHTTELHNYKRHGNIIINQNDKTLLNLELITKDCDQGYNSPYVISQRVEQVKWNKNSLKKYYKTSADFFSYRQNAIRYSNILHKRKYKRFDLNFIKSNNSEDEDFYIIAFKTDRNKWNYTNRDFPTQYTGKVYVNRDNFAIVKVIENWETTLNKAEIKTYFKDDKRYKGKKEVKIKEENVSTYSKIIDAKYYASTYFNRRYYEKLDEDNQLENSVIEMNSNMYDFEIKNVEDIEYYQYNNKKENSLFRVAYDENFWNLFYEQHPSFKNK
- a CDS encoding Crp/Fnr family transcriptional regulator, whose amino-acid sequence is MDDFLNYINSINPINEDALKELQQCFKPKQLRKNDFFVKEGEYANQIGFLQKGIVRAYFLNQKGKEYNKQFFVGPSIIGAYTSLLTKQPNKIAQQALTDCKILVADFNEMEKLYDKFHDLERLGRKIAEFYFLEKEQKEIEMALLDADKRYLIMRERFPEIELILPQYHIASYLGISATQLSRIRRKLKDS